DNA sequence from the Manihot esculenta cultivar AM560-2 chromosome 11, M.esculenta_v8, whole genome shotgun sequence genome:
gtcggatccgagtaaggtgctcagtgaacctgatgtagagatccttggggatctcacttatgtggaacagccagtgcggctcattgacacccagattcaaaagttgagaaacaaggaaatttcgatggtgaaagtcctatggaaccaccataacctagaagagtgcacctgggagacacgggagtcgatgctccagcaatatccatatctgttttaaggttagttttttccccgtctctatgtgtttatgtgtttaatttgaggaacatttggggacgaatgttcttaaggggggagaatataatacccggctcgagtccggcatcggaatttctgtAGTCCGATGGAAGCTCGGGTGTCGAAACTCTCGAGAAGGGTGAACTGTATGTTTGCTAATGTATTTTGAATTGTTTTAAGGTTTAAAagataaaggaaaatgagtttttacaagaaaagaGTTAAGGGAGAAAatagcaagttcggccgccgaaggtgcctttcggccgccgaaccttgcatggtttcggattcacgtttggccgccgaaggtggtctggccagccacctataaaagggcgccaagtcggtggaaggatgatattttgcttccatcttcagccaaaggtgagtccaacaccctccctagttgactttcatgatcttgctcaaatcttgtaaggttttgaagagttttcatgtgtttttgaaggttttgagagttttgagcaaaagaaaccaagttttgaagtttggagagttgtgaggagatttctccatatctccacgttcggatcacttgatctcttgtttggaagaggtaagtcaagatccagaacctcttttactgatgtttgaaggttttatgggcgttgtatgggtagtatgcatgaatagggttttggttgaggttttgcctGAGTTTGTGtttcagcatgtttaagtgttgtttgatatgtttcttggggttataagtgagttttaggcccttttaGGCATGTtcatggtatgtgctagttgggagtagttgatatgcatgttggataagtttgggggaaagtttgcatgaaacagagtagggttctgcccaacgggcaaaactaggttcggccgccgaaggaagattcggccgccgaaccccttgtgaaggcagtttcggctgccaaagcttgcccccgaaagctaggctttcggtttagaaagggactttcggccgccgaaagagggagttcggccgccgaaagtgtgtgagtttcgtctctggacgagaccttcggccgccgaaggtgccgccgaacatgcatgagtttcgtctctggagaggggtttcggccgccgaacctgccgtcgaaagtgccatgtccagctttcttttgcatgttttatgtgattgtttggggatcgtttagagggtttttggggagtttcgtagagatgttcttgagttagtttagtccctcatttgagtccatctgtgtaggaacggaccagaggaaccccagagatcagcagtgagcactgcttcagaacctgcagagttagtacagagtcagccagaggtgagtggaacttctcttttcagaactaaactgttttgagcatatttcatgcatcataagattatagtaggatgcttgcattagtttcacgaagatgacgcattgcataatacgatgtgtatgaggctgtggatagaccaaggcgactccaatagcccaagctctgttataagacctggccgggccaggcagccatctgtaggtaagacctgactaggtcaggcagcagagatagtaagacctggctgggccaggcaggcagagttgtaagacctggccgggccaggcagattgaggttgtcaGACCTgactaggccaggcatcctttgagtgggatttttggtggtcatgtctatccctgagatgatgtgatgtagtgcattccatgagagcatgttttcaACCTAtggtttatagttctgctcattgggcttgtatagctcatccctctcccctatcccccaggtttgcaggttcagagttcagagggagtGCAGCAGGGTAGGGAAGacgaagagttatgtaatagctagtatgaacatgtacatgtaaagagattATAGTTGTGTACTAAAATGTATAGACTTATGCTTGATCAGTTAGAGTAATCCCTTGTTATAgccacatgatcagtttatgtatgtttctttgaTTGTTACtgtatatgagaaaaccaggcttaacattatgagttaagagaacagaaatagtgcatgcacaagttaagcccTGGAGTAAGGATAAGTTTTaaatggtttgacagaaaatgtttgatcatgtatgggatttcacaggtacacagacagtatagcaggcttactacgggtcccggcgaccttaagtcgatctggatcctagtgccggtagcagtttggtttccgggctgttacaatatgACATAGGCTTAAAGAGAgatattatgagagaggctcgtAATATTAGGTACAATATCCACcgtagagccaccaagatgtatcaagatttaaagaaagTATATTAATGGTCTTCTATTAAGAGAGAAGTGGCTCAATTTGTGGCTGCCTATGAGGTGTGTCAGAaggtgaagttggaacatcagaagccatcTGGACTGCTTAACCGACAATTAATTTTAGAATGGAAATGAGAAAATGTGGCAATGGATTTTGTAGTAGAGTTACCAGTGACATCCAATAGACAcaactctatatgggtaatagtggacaaattaataaaatctgctcactttattcctgtCAGGAATGATTACTCTGTGGATAGATCGATACAAAGATACATAGAAAAATCATCAGGTTGTATAGGACTCCAATTTCTATTGTGTCAAATAAGGGACTctagtttacctctagattttaaCAGAGTTTGCAGAATGCTTTAGAcacaaggttagattttagtacaGCTTTCCAGTCAAAgattgatggacagtcagaaaagaccatccaaactataaaGAACATGTTAaagatgtgtgtgctagattttggtggttcttggaggcaacacctATAATTagtagagtttgcctataataacaatTACCATACTAGTATTAAGATGATCTCCTATAAAACTTTATATAAGAGAAAGTGCAATGTGAAATCTGTGGAAATTTCTGCAAAAGATCTTGTGTCATTTAAGTATTATGGACCATGTGCATACATAATTGTTAATGATGCTCCTCGACTTGTTGAGGCCTCTATCGGCGATAATTGTGCTTTCTATTTCCTCAAATATATGACCGTGTTCTCAGACTCTCTCTCTCGATTACAAACATTTAAAATGGACTTAAGGTCAATCAAGGTATGCATGTGAAATTATTCAGTCTGATTTATCTCCCGCCCCCTCATGCACACAAGCATATTTTTATGAAGATATACTCTGTCTTTATTGATGTTTCTTCTTTGGTTTTGTATTCAATTGCTAGATAATTAGAAGTTACCCCAAATTTCCAATGTTCAGTGATCTCAAGCACTTGGACCTGGTGATTGATGCTTATGATGCTTACGACCTTCTTTGCTGCACTTCATTCCTGATGATGTGTCCCTTTTTGCATGGATTAAAGATGAAGGTGACAATTCTAATCACATATTTTGTACTTTTAGACTGATGGATTCTATACTAGCACTGTTTTGAGATGCTTGACACGGGTAGTTTAAGCCTCCtatattgcattttttttacCATAACTTCAGCCGAGTCTTGTGTAATTGCATTTTCTAGTtctttatttatgtatttatgtTTCTATATATGATTTGGGTTCAATCAACAAACTCCTGGTGACTAGTTAAATGCTAATGTAGTTCCCAATTCGGATTAATCAAAAAGCTATTGTAAGGAATCCTAAGTTCTGCATCCCGTCTATTCTAACTTCAATACTACCAGTAGAATCATGATGATAGCTTTGCATTGTTCAGTTCTCACATTGGCCTTCATACGAAAAGAAACTGAAAAGCACAACTTTCATTCTCGATTTGTTAGTATgccttctttcttctttatttttaaagtggTAATACCCATTGTTTTATACTGAATATTGATTTTGCTGAGTTATAATTGATGAATAAATGTTGCgtgaaaataattttgtttGGTTTCCTATGATGTCATTTTTTGGTGGTTGAAGCAAAGTTTTCATAGAAAacttgggaaaaaaaaaaaaaactctgaaCTCTTTTAGAAGTAGCCTTTTGTTGGTGGTCATTGCTGATATTAAGACTTTTCTTGGACAGATTGTAGTATTAACCCGTTGGCTAACGGGTTTGGGCATAGGAAGAAAGATGAAGGTGCAGAAAGCGAAGCCACACCACTACCTGAAGATGATTGAACTGGGTGGTTTTCTTGGTTCAGCAATTAATTGGAAACTTGCAGAGCATTTACTTAAAAGGGCTGTGTCGCTTGAGAAATTGATTATTGACCCTCGTGTAGCTTCAATGAAATATGAAGTAGAATGTaaaaatctggagaaaatgttaGCAGCAAGAGCTCGAGCTAAGCATCTAGAAACAAGTTTACCGCCTAAGGCTGAACTTGTGATTCTCTGACCTTTGAAGTGATCTAAAACTAGTGCTGATTTTGGAGGTAGGCGGTGCTTCGTTGGTAGAAAATGCTACCAAGTGGGAATTGAGCGTGCTAAGAGTCTCTTGTTGCCAAGAGAACTTCATTTTCAGATGTTTGCGCGGGCAGATGCTGCCATCTTAATATAGAAGTAGAACACAACTTATTATTGGTGTTTATTGCTTGGTGTGGAAATTGTTTGCGAGATTTACAAAATTAGTTTAAGGGCTTATAACCCTTTCCATTTGAAAGGGTGTGAGCTTATTTTCTGGTCTATGATAGCTTCTTATAATACACATTTTAAAGCATTCCCATTGAAGGGAAGATATTGTTCTACATGCCTCCCCCTTGATCTTGAAGTTGACAATCGCATATTTGGTATAACTGTTgagtaaaatgtaaaatttttcaatGGCTTGTTCATTATAGAGATCTCGGATGTCTCATCCTTCCACTAATAGAGAGGCATTATGGCTTAAACGCCGCTGAAACAACATCCATAGAAACTTTCTATTGTATAACGTCCTTGTCTTCAGCAAAACAGTATTAATATCTCATAATGTGCTCAGCTGTGGTCTGTtcatgttttttgttttttttattcaaataaatgTTTATCAGGAAGTCTCATACTCAAAATTCTGCTGGGATTGTCAATGGGCTTTGGGCCATGGTATTGGAATCATAACCTCTCATTTGAACTGCTGTCGGAGcccgaaaaaaaaaaacaaaagaatttgTTGGGACTGGGCTCGGATGGGTTTTACAATATATGAAAGACCCACTTCTTTTATGCAGCTGTTATTGAGGAATAAAATTTTCCCCTTCTAACAAAGGATACAATGCAGCTATTCCATCAAGTGGGTTGAAGTTGATTATATATAAGGGAGATTAATGTAAtgaattaattatgaaatttggAGGCACTGTAATTCTCTAAAGCCATAGAGACTAGGCTCTCCATTCTCAGGTTGATAGCATGGAGACAGACCTGTGCGTCTGTTTTGCACGAGTACATTTTCAGTGTCGTGGGGAAGAAGGCTTCAATGAAATTGCATGGACAATCACCCAAAGCCTCCATGTTAAAACTCTATTCAAACAGGGCCCTTTTCTCATCAGCCAAGCTTCCAATGTAGACATGTCAAAGCTATCAGCATATGCACTAGACAGTCAAAGTATCTTCAATGAAACCTAAGGGAGTAAGCTATGAATATATTGCTTATTATCCTGTATAATATTTGTTCACATTTTTTGATGCCTACATATCTCTCCCCCTcccctttcttttctcttcagCTTTCTTTCTCCTCTCTAGCTTTCCTCATGTTCCTGCTCCTTTCTTCCAAGCTTGGGGGTACTATTCGCCAATTCAAGAAAGCCATTCCTTTTATGATTTCCTTGTGATGACTTCTATCCTATAGTTGTCACCACCTAGTGTCTTCCCTTGGAATCATGGCAAAGGTAGAAGAGATTCGGCACGGTGGTGGGCTTGGAATACTCTCCcagttttatcaattttttcttttataatttttaatttatatcaaattaatatCGGTAATATTATGGCGttagtaaataataatatattaaattaatatttataatattagacTATAATATTATAGTgttagtaaataataataatttttaaatgctattaaaaatatttatagaaaaattgtattataatatattaaatttaaaaattatattataatatattattaatttttttaacttaattagttaaaattattataaattttgaagttctgattttattgttaaaaaaattatgatatagaattttttttttttttaaattcaagcaGTGAATGAACTTTAAAAGTAatcgaaataaaaataatatttttttttatcatataaaagagattgcattaaaaaatctaataaattcAGAGTAATATAGTTTAACAGATGGTTTAAAATAAAGTCCACATTTCACAAACGAAAAAGGTCCAACAAATCAATAAAACCCAATACCCTTAACACCGAACATCAAATAGATGTTCTACACAACCGACGCCGACACCAACACACTGAAAACAACCTTTACACATCAATATTCAAAATGGAAACTCTGTGGAACCTTTGCGCATCAATATTCAAAGTAGAAACACCGAGAAACTGCGCAATAACCGGAAAACAAGCACGATGAAGTCAATCTTGCACTATCAACCCTTGCATGCAAAAATGAAAATAAGATCAGACCCACAAAAACAATCGAcagagaaaatataattataggaCCGTTATAATgaacaattaattaaattttagtgtCTCGTGTTTAAAATTATCGATGATGATAGTTACAGCAGCAtctcaaatcaaaataaaaaaataataaaaataaagaaaatcaaataaaactaAATCCATTAAACTCGTTCACCCAAAAAGAGAAGTGCCCGATAGCTGAATAAATACAAATCATCTGTTTCGATTTAGCTGCCCCTCTCGCTCTCGCTTTGGCTCTCTCTCCTTATTCTCTCTTCGCTTgtgtttttgataattttttggaGGCATTTTTTCATGTGGAAGGATAAacaatattcaatttaaattgaaataatcgtttaaactaaattaatttaaaaatttaaatcaattttatatattaaattttaaaaataaataaataaatcgacTAATTATACTatatcttataaaatttttgtgaggttaaaattatatagaaataTTTAGGTAATTTCAAAAAGAATGTTACCtttaaatcattaaatttttaaaaacttcaTTAATTTATCCTcacttgaaatttatttaattaaaatatttttatattttacaaaatattgtTTTATTCTTTCagtcaaaaaatttattaaattgttttaaatatttatattatttactctatataatttaattatatatatcatttaatttttatccataatatatataatatataaatgtataaaggaggaaaaacatctaaatatatacaaatatccttattattttttattagataaataatttaatattttgatatttatttttattagctaaaaataaaataaaaatttgaaaattttgaattgattaGATTAATGTCATCC
Encoded proteins:
- the LOC110625692 gene encoding uncharacterized protein LOC110625692; the encoded protein is MISYKTLYKRKCNVKSVEISAKDLVSFKYYGPCAYIIVNDAPRLVEASIGDNCAFYFLKYMTVFSDSLSRLQTFKMDLRSIKIIRSYPKFPMFSDLKHLDLVIDAYDAYDLLCCTSFLMMCPFLHGLKMKIVVLTRWLTGLGIGRKMKVQKAKPHHYLKMIELGGFLGSAINWKLAEHLLKRAVSLEKLIIDPRVASMKYEVECKNLEKMLAARARAKHLETSLPPKAELVIL